From the Dryobates pubescens isolate bDryPub1 chromosome 29, bDryPub1.pri, whole genome shotgun sequence genome, one window contains:
- the GOLGA2 gene encoding golgin subfamily A member 2 isoform X1, with protein sequence MADGSRQSRLAAAKKKLKEYQQKNNPGATAGTKKKRKTKEGSRPETPTNDQQPPENIQNILKVLVSDLNRSNGVAIPSLDKRKAYFDTDVAARNAEPLATDVPVLSNSNSLPSCGSVLPAPESMQLTQIHVAEDHKNASDEDKSLSSTESLRQLSEQLNGLVSQSTSYVNGETAVSSTNIKEMETRYQELAVALDSSNLTNKQLVTKIEELKQQNQEAMNQLEKEKKEFEQKFSKEQAALREQLQVHIQTIGILVSEKSELQTALGHTQQAVRQKSGEAENLAARLHSSRQRVSELERTLSSISMQQKQSEKHNKELTKERDNLKLELYKRSKSSEEIKQQNSELSEKVHSLVSQNSAMKLDMEDLHKKLEMADLMIQQFSDQTGSLDANQQLQMALEEKASLETQVAQLSESLHKLQAERDQYVEKLKEEGSIWQQRVQQLSEQVHTMSEEKEKHVAQIRELEANVTELLSKSVKPMDIEPSPAAGPTAPVLGLQEEIQRLQQEKEELHEQYQAQVRDNEQLSHLNQEQEERLLELEKAVQHYREESVDRQQILEDMQSDKATISRALSQNRELKEQLAELQNGFVRLTNENMEVTSALQSEQHVKKELAKKLGQLQEKLGELKEALELKAQEARGLQEQRDQYYSHLQQYTMAYQQLSAEKEELHKQYLLQTQLMDRLQHEEVQGKVTVEMHLKELQQTKESLEAVAKENKELQAQISQLAADLDGRIVRRLEGDGVESEAMTEEIQKSSYVIPERFESHEEVVTFLTSAVSQVEKEREDLRQQLASQKQQCRSLLQQIAALRQEQQHNLMLGGGKNLVLFGDSVNMEAHLSQLCWPL encoded by the exons ATGGCGGacggcagcaggcagagcaggctggcgGCGGCCAAGAAGAAG CTGAAGGAATATCAGCAGAAGAATAACCCTGGAGCAACTGCAGGAACAAAGAAAAAACGCAAAACTAAAGAAGGCAGTAGACCTGAGACTCCCACCAACGATCAGCAGCCTCCAGAGAAT ATTCAGAACATTCTGAAGGTGCTGGTGTCAGACCTTAACCGCTCCAATGGGGTAGCCATACCCTCATTGGACAAGAGGAAG GCGTACTTTGACACTGATGTTGCCGCTCGTAATGCCGAACCGCTTGCTACCGATGTCCCTGTGCTGTCTAACAGCAACAGCCTACCTAGTTGTGGTTCtgttctgcctgctcctgaAAGCATGCAGCTGACACAG ATTCATGTAGCTGAGGATCATAAAAATGCTTCGGATGAGGACAA GTCTCTCTCGTCCACAGAAAGTCTCCGCCAGTTGTCTGAACAACTCAATGGTCTGGTTTCTCAG TCTACATCATATGTGAATGGGGAGACTGCTGTTTCTTCCACCAATATTAAGGAAATGGAA ACACGTTACCAGGAGCTGGCAGTAGCCCTGGATTCCAGCAATCTAACTAACAAACAGCTCGTTACAAAGATAGAGGAATTG AAGCAGCAGAACCAAGAAGCCATGAATCAGCTGGAGAAG GAAAAGAAGGAGTTTGAACAGAAATTCTCTAAAGAGCAAGCAGCActgagggagcagctgcag GTTCACATTCAGACTATTGGAATTCTGGTTTCTGAGAAGTCTGAGTTGCAGACAGCCCTTGGACATACTCAGCAGGCTGTACGGCAGAAGTCAG GAGAAGCTGAAAACCTTGCTGCTCGTTTACATTCCTCTCGCCAGAGGGTATCGGAGCTCGAGCGCACTTTGTCCTCCATCTCTATGCAGCAAAAACAGTCAGAGAAG caTAATAAAGAGCTAACGAAAGAGCGAGACAACCTGAAACTGGAACTGTACAAGCGAAg CAAAAGCAGTGAGGAAATCAAGCAGCAGAATTCAGAGCTGTCGGAAAAAGTTCACTCCCTGGTTTCCCAGAACTCAGCCATGAAGTTGGATATGGAAGATTTGCATAAGAAACTGGAAATGGCTGACCTGATGATTCAGCAG TTCTCAGATCAGACAGGGAGTCTGGATGCAAACCAGCAGTTACAGATGGCATTGGAGGAGAAGGCAAGTCTGGaaacccaggttgctcag CTCTCTGAGTCCCTTCACAAGctccaggcagaaagagatcAGTATGTAGAGAAactgaaggaggaggggagcatTTGGCAGCAGCGGGTACAGCAACTCTCTGAGCAG GTCCACACAATgtcagaggagaaggagaagcacGTGGCCCAAATTCGGGAGCTGGAAGCCAATgttacagagctgctgagcaaatCAG TTAAGCCCATGGATATtgagccttccccagcagcagggcccacAGCACCTGTGCTGGGTCTGCAGGAGGAGATCCAGcgactgcagcaagagaaggagGAATTGCATGAGCAGTACCAGGCCCAGGTCCGGGACAACGAGCAGCTGAGCCATCTCaaccaggagcaggaggagcggctgctggagctggagaaggctgtgcagcactACAGGGAGGAGTCTGTGGACAGACAGCAAATTCTGGAGGACATGCAAAGTGACAAGGCCACCATCAGTAGGGCTCTGAGCCAAAACCgggagctgaaggagcagctggctgagctgcagaatgGGTTTGTCAGACTG ACAAATGAAAACATGGAGGTTACAAGTGCCCTGCAGTCAGAGCAACATGTAAAGAAGGAGCTGGCCAAGAAGcttgggcagctgcaggagaagctggggGAGCTCAAGGAGGCG CTGGAACTGAAAGCACAGGAGGCTCGGGGTCTGCAGGAGCAGCGGGACCAGTActacagccacctccagcagtACACCATGGCCTACCAGCAGCTGTCTGCTGAGAAGGAGGAGCTGCACAAACAGTACCTGCTCCAGACACAGCTCATGGATCGGCTACAGCatgaggaggttcaggggaagGTGACAGTGGAAATGCACCtgaaagagctgcagcagaccaAG GAAAGTCTGGAAGCTGTAgctaaggaaaacaaagagctgcaggcCCAGATCAGTCAGTTAGCAGCAGACCTGGATGGCAGGATTGTGCGTCGACTAGAGG GAGATGGAGTCGAGAGTGAAGCAATGACCGAAGAAATCCAAAAATCTTCCTATGTGATACCAGAGAGGTTTGAAAGCCATGAAGAAGTG GTCACTTTCTTGACATCTGCTGTGTCCCAAGTGGAGAAGGAGCGAGAAGacctgaggcagcagctggctaGTCAGAAACAGCAGTGCAGAAGCCTGCTGCAGCAAATAGCAGCTCTTAGGCAGGAGCAGCAACATAACCTCATGCTGGGTGGAGGTAAGAATCTGGTGCTGTTTGGGGACAGTGTGAATATGGAGGCACACCtcagccagctgtgctggcccctgTGA
- the GOLGA2 gene encoding golgin subfamily A member 2 isoform X2 — MADGSRQSRLAAAKKKLKEYQQKNNPGATAGTKKKRKTKEGSRPETPTNDQQPPENIQNILKVLVSDLNRSNGVAIPSLDKRKAYFDTDVAARNAEPLATDVPVLSNSNSLPSCGSVLPAPESMQLTQIHVAEDHKNASDEDKSLSSTESLRQLSEQLNGLVSQSTSYVNGETAVSSTNIKEMETRYQELAVALDSSNLTNKQLVTKIEELKQQNQEAMNQLEKEKKEFEQKFSKEQAALREQLQVHIQTIGILVSEKSELQTALGHTQQAVRQKSGEAENLAARLHSSRQRVSELERTLSSISMQQKQSEKHNKELTKERDNLKLELYKRSKSSEEIKQQNSELSEKVHSLVSQNSAMKLDMEDLHKKLEMADLMIQQFSDQTGSLDANQQLQMALEEKASLETQVAQLSESLHKLQAERDQYVEKLKEEGSIWQQRVQQLSEQVHTMSEEKEKHVAQIRELEANVTELLSKSAVKPMDIEPSPAAGPTAPVLGLQEEIQRLQQEKEELHEQYQAQVRDNEQLSHLNQEQEERLLELEKAVQHYREESVDRQQILEDMQSDKATISRALSQNRELKEQLAELQNGFVRLTNENMEVTSALQSEQHVKKELAKKLGQLQEKLGELKEALELKAQEARGLQEQRDQYYSHLQQYTMAYQQLSAEKEELHKQYLLQTQLMDRLQHEEVQGKVTVEMHLKELQQTKESLEAVAKENKELQAQISQLAADLDGRIVRRLEGDGVESEAMTEEIQKSSYVIPERFESHEEVVTFLTSAVSQVEKEREDLRQQLASQKQQCRSLLQQIAALRQEQQHNLMLGGGPTVDTVPVEVHEALKTAMEKLQSRFMELMREKVDLRERLEELEHRCIQLSGETDTIGEYIALYQSQRAILKQRHQEKEEYISRLAQDKEEMKMKLLELQELVMRLVRERNEWYSKYLAAAGGPEPPASLSEGALPAERHRELSATHSQGLREVSLSDEAEQEAAVLHQPSVSPVDSKAAQPGQEDPTAKQIMQLLREIQNPQERLGSLLENPCIPFFYRADENDEVKIMVV; from the exons ATGGCGGacggcagcaggcagagcaggctggcgGCGGCCAAGAAGAAG CTGAAGGAATATCAGCAGAAGAATAACCCTGGAGCAACTGCAGGAACAAAGAAAAAACGCAAAACTAAAGAAGGCAGTAGACCTGAGACTCCCACCAACGATCAGCAGCCTCCAGAGAAT ATTCAGAACATTCTGAAGGTGCTGGTGTCAGACCTTAACCGCTCCAATGGGGTAGCCATACCCTCATTGGACAAGAGGAAG GCGTACTTTGACACTGATGTTGCCGCTCGTAATGCCGAACCGCTTGCTACCGATGTCCCTGTGCTGTCTAACAGCAACAGCCTACCTAGTTGTGGTTCtgttctgcctgctcctgaAAGCATGCAGCTGACACAG ATTCATGTAGCTGAGGATCATAAAAATGCTTCGGATGAGGACAA GTCTCTCTCGTCCACAGAAAGTCTCCGCCAGTTGTCTGAACAACTCAATGGTCTGGTTTCTCAG TCTACATCATATGTGAATGGGGAGACTGCTGTTTCTTCCACCAATATTAAGGAAATGGAA ACACGTTACCAGGAGCTGGCAGTAGCCCTGGATTCCAGCAATCTAACTAACAAACAGCTCGTTACAAAGATAGAGGAATTG AAGCAGCAGAACCAAGAAGCCATGAATCAGCTGGAGAAG GAAAAGAAGGAGTTTGAACAGAAATTCTCTAAAGAGCAAGCAGCActgagggagcagctgcag GTTCACATTCAGACTATTGGAATTCTGGTTTCTGAGAAGTCTGAGTTGCAGACAGCCCTTGGACATACTCAGCAGGCTGTACGGCAGAAGTCAG GAGAAGCTGAAAACCTTGCTGCTCGTTTACATTCCTCTCGCCAGAGGGTATCGGAGCTCGAGCGCACTTTGTCCTCCATCTCTATGCAGCAAAAACAGTCAGAGAAG caTAATAAAGAGCTAACGAAAGAGCGAGACAACCTGAAACTGGAACTGTACAAGCGAAg CAAAAGCAGTGAGGAAATCAAGCAGCAGAATTCAGAGCTGTCGGAAAAAGTTCACTCCCTGGTTTCCCAGAACTCAGCCATGAAGTTGGATATGGAAGATTTGCATAAGAAACTGGAAATGGCTGACCTGATGATTCAGCAG TTCTCAGATCAGACAGGGAGTCTGGATGCAAACCAGCAGTTACAGATGGCATTGGAGGAGAAGGCAAGTCTGGaaacccaggttgctcag CTCTCTGAGTCCCTTCACAAGctccaggcagaaagagatcAGTATGTAGAGAAactgaaggaggaggggagcatTTGGCAGCAGCGGGTACAGCAACTCTCTGAGCAG GTCCACACAATgtcagaggagaaggagaagcacGTGGCCCAAATTCGGGAGCTGGAAGCCAATgttacagagctgctgagcaaatCAG CAGTTAAGCCCATGGATATtgagccttccccagcagcagggcccacAGCACCTGTGCTGGGTCTGCAGGAGGAGATCCAGcgactgcagcaagagaaggagGAATTGCATGAGCAGTACCAGGCCCAGGTCCGGGACAACGAGCAGCTGAGCCATCTCaaccaggagcaggaggagcggctgctggagctggagaaggctgtgcagcactACAGGGAGGAGTCTGTGGACAGACAGCAAATTCTGGAGGACATGCAAAGTGACAAGGCCACCATCAGTAGGGCTCTGAGCCAAAACCgggagctgaaggagcagctggctgagctgcagaatgGGTTTGTCAGACTG ACAAATGAAAACATGGAGGTTACAAGTGCCCTGCAGTCAGAGCAACATGTAAAGAAGGAGCTGGCCAAGAAGcttgggcagctgcaggagaagctggggGAGCTCAAGGAGGCG CTGGAACTGAAAGCACAGGAGGCTCGGGGTCTGCAGGAGCAGCGGGACCAGTActacagccacctccagcagtACACCATGGCCTACCAGCAGCTGTCTGCTGAGAAGGAGGAGCTGCACAAACAGTACCTGCTCCAGACACAGCTCATGGATCGGCTACAGCatgaggaggttcaggggaagGTGACAGTGGAAATGCACCtgaaagagctgcagcagaccaAG GAAAGTCTGGAAGCTGTAgctaaggaaaacaaagagctgcaggcCCAGATCAGTCAGTTAGCAGCAGACCTGGATGGCAGGATTGTGCGTCGACTAGAGG GAGATGGAGTCGAGAGTGAAGCAATGACCGAAGAAATCCAAAAATCTTCCTATGTGATACCAGAGAGGTTTGAAAGCCATGAAGAAGTG GTCACTTTCTTGACATCTGCTGTGTCCCAAGTGGAGAAGGAGCGAGAAGacctgaggcagcagctggctaGTCAGAAACAGCAGTGCAGAAGCCTGCTGCAGCAAATAGCAGCTCTTAGGCAGGAGCAGCAACATAACCTCATGCTGGGTGGAG GTCCTACTGTGGATACTGTTCCAGTGGAGGTTCACGAAGCTTTAAAAACTGCCATGGAGAAATTACAG TCACGCTTCATGGAGCTGATGCGAGAGAAGGTGGATCTGAGGGAGcgtctggaggagctggagcaccgCTGCATCCAGCTGTCCGGGGAGACAGACACCATTG GGGAGTACATTGCCCTGTACCAGAGCCAGAGGGCCATCCTCAAGCAGCGGCACCAGGAGAAAGAGGAGTACATCAGCAGACTGGCTCAGGATAAGGAAGAGATGAAG atgaagctgctggagctgcaggaactgGTGATGCGCCTGGTCAGGGAGAGGAACGAGTGGTACAGCAAgtacctggcagctgctggaggcccAGAGCCACCAGCGAGCCTGAGCGAGGGTGCACTGCCTGCGGAGCGGCACAGGGAGCTGAGTGCCACCCACAGCCAAG GGCTACGGGAAGTGAGTTTGTCAGATGAAGCAGAGCAAGAGGCTGCTGTTCTTCACCAGCCCAGTGTCTCCCCTGTTGACAGTAAagctgctcagccaggccaggagGACCCCACAGCAAAGCAAATAATGCAGCTTCTCAGAGAAATCCAgaaccctcaggagaggctgggctCCCTGCTGGAAAACCCCTG